The nucleotide window AATAACCAACGTAATTTTTCGCTCATCAATTCCATTTACATCCTTTTCCATCTCTGCAGAGCATGGCAAAAGTGATTTCATACTAAATATTTCAATACCTAGCCTATGGCAGTTAGTGCCTTCATCTAAACCTTGTCTTACATGCTTTTATTAAACCAAGAAACAGAGTGTTGAACTCACCCAAGAAGCAAAAACAACAGTATCCATTGACAAAGGAATCAACTCTTGATAGTAAGTTCAGCCCTGAGATGGAGCATGCCATTAGTAAAATATGGACTGTCCTCAGCGATGAAAGAAGTCCATGGTATGGCAAATAGATTGCGGTAGCCAACTGCCTTGCCCCCTGTAAAAGTGTAGTTACCTTTGTACTTGCTGACATACTCCTCCCCTGGTTTGGTTCTTGCTgcaaattcataatcaacagcAAAAGTCACTGAACCTTTCTCCTGCATCCCCAGAAAGAGACCAAAACAGTGGAAAGAGCTTTGCTGATCCATGTTGCAATGTGCAGACAGGAAAAAACCTTGTCCCCCTAAATGAAATGCTTGAGAATACACTCTTCCTGAAGGAAAGAGGTTAGCACATTCCTCCCGCTTAAGATCCAGATAGACTACACATTGTTGCCGTGGAAGTCCAAAATCAACCACCTTCACAGGTCGATACTTGTAAGCACGCTCCACAAAACGATGACTAGTGGAGGACGAGTCTTCTGCAGCTTGGGTTCGCTGACGATGAGGAGCCTCAGCTTTATAAAAGAGAGCCTCAAGCACAAGCTTGGATGCAAATTCATGATCAAAGTCATTACATGCCAGAACCTTCCGAAGCTTTCTACAGCTCATAAAAGGAAAACGGATGCAACGACCAAGTCGTGAACCAAGGATTTCTCGCCGTTCCTCTATCTGTGGATAATGAGTCCTTGTCCACTTCAACACAAAGTCGTACACTGCATCCTCTGATGCTATCTGAAGGTCATCACTGAACAAAATAGCCTCTACTCCAGCAAGAGGCAACTTCATGACCTCTTCCTGAAACCTGTTCAAAGACAATGAGCTCATTATCAAGCACATACAAGTGTGACAGCTAATCAAAACTCACCAAAAGCAGCAGTAAATGGAAACAAAATTTTCACTTGTTCTTTGTCCACATTAAAAACAAGTACTGAATGGAAAGAAACTTTTCATTGTTTAACAattcataataaagaaaatgcAATGGAATTTTGAGTGATGGAATGTAGGGCAGAATTCCAAGAACATTTCTGGCATTGGATAAAAAAGGTCTTCTAGAAAACATAAATTTGTCACCACTGTATTGAACAAAGTATGCTGTGGAGACTGAAATATCATTGTAAGGCAAATAGACAGCTGCATTAGAACAGAACTAAGAAGAAATAGAGATTAATCAGTAATGGAACAAACTTGGTAATATCTTTGTATCTTGCAGCTAGGAATTGTTCTGCGGCATCGGTCAAAGGCTTAACTGCTTCAGCCATCAGGATGCTAGAAGGAAGCTCCAAATACAGCAAAGCGGACTCTGGAGTCATAGGTAAATTACGCAGTTGCCGGCTACAATGCCGCATGCAAGAAGCAACTTCAAACTTGTCGGCAGCCATGAGTACGTCCAGCAAAGCAGGTGCTGTATTAGTGGTCAATTTATTGCTATACATAAAATTCAGGAGCTCCATCAGTGCAGCTTCCTCTGCTCCATgagaataaaaaagaacattATTTCTCATGAAATTGATAGGAATCCTACAATTTCTCTAAGGTGACAATATTTGACCCACAATTGTCAAATCACTAGTACTAGATGCTGACATAACAATgaatataaaatgaaagaaaaattctCTCCTCTGTGCTTTGCAAGTTTCGCATAAAAAAGGGAAGCTCAAAAATATGCTCACACAGCAAAGTGCAGTTCAATGTAGCAACTGACAAGAGGTCAGCAAAATGATATAATGTGTCTTAAATTTCTGCGTACCTGAAGCATTAATTCTTAGAGTTACTTGTCTTTGCTCAGACTCCCTCATCCCATTGGAGAAGAGCTACATAAATACAAGAGAGCTCAGTTGATTCTTCATGTATAAACTCAAGACAGAGCATAAGCAGCTTGCATATGAAAAAGAATGTTTACCTTGTAAAAGAAAGGGCTCTTTGCTGCTAAAATGGGGGAGCTGATATGTAAGGTTTCAACTTTAACAACTCTTGGAGAATCAAAGTTCCAAGATGAATCATCAGCATTAGTAGCTTCATCTCCTGCAGACAAAACACTGCATCGCTTGATTATCTTTCTCAAGGTACTTTGAAGTAATTGTGGGAATCAAACAAAATACAAGTTATGAACACCAGGAACAACTATAGGAACATGTCATATGATTCTGCAATAAGATCAGCTTCAAAACAAGAAAGCGGAAAGAAAGTGAAGGACAATGCAACAGTATGTTACAAAATACACAGACAAAGAAATGCTACTACTCTATTCTGCAACATATAGCAGAAATAAAAGGTCAGTAAAGATGTACTTCTCTTTAAGTATGGTTCCTTTCCATTTTACTATACGTATACCCATCCCTTACAAGGGAAAGTGTCCTTATGCAACAGAAACACTGTTAGAATTTGTTTACAgtattatctcaaaaaaaaaa belongs to Solanum stenotomum isolate F172 chromosome 1, ASM1918654v1, whole genome shotgun sequence and includes:
- the LOC125850407 gene encoding BTB/POZ domain-containing protein POB1-like; amino-acid sequence: MKDQNLDLFDPRTAVMDPEYSPSSTRDPDFGFAFNDVNFSDRLLQIEIMADSFDPQSDSDSFHSQSLADWARNRKRRREDIRKEMALDITACPEEQVISCNQIDTEDVENENQDESVVAMIEEPHSGDEATNADDSSWNFDSPRVVKVETLHISSPILAAKSPFFYKLFSNGMRESEQRQVTLRINASEEAALMELLNFMYSNKLTTNTAPALLDVLMAADKFEVASCMRHCSRQLRNLPMTPESALLYLELPSSILMAEAVKPLTDAAEQFLAARYKDITKFQEEVMKLPLAGVEAILFSDDLQIASEDAVYDFVLKWTRTHYPQIEERREILGSRLGRCIRFPFMSCRKLRKVLACNDFDHEFASKLVLEALFYKAEAPHRQRTQAAEDSSSTSHRFVERAYKYRPVKVVDFGLPRQQCVVYLDLKREECANLFPSGRVYSQAFHLGGQGFFLSAHCNMDQQSSFHCFGLFLGMQEKGSVTFAVDYEFAARTKPGEEYVSKYKGNYTFTGGKAVGYRNLFAIPWTSFIAEDSPYFTNGMLHLRAELTIKS